The genomic segment taagctctagttacttggcagaaatcattcaggcaagaaggcaatgggatgacatatataaaaccttgaaagaaaaaaattagcagcatagaattatatatccaacaaaactataTCTCAAATGAAATGGCAAAAACttgacatttacagataaatagaaattaaaggaaattttaaaaatcagaccaaacttagaagaaatattaaagggagtacttcgaatagagaacctttggaacacagcaaaatgAGTGCTcagaggatcataacagaatagagttaaaaactgtactccaacaatttgaaaacctaggggaaacggacaaatttctagaaatacactatctacctaaactaaaacaaagtgaggtagaaaaattaaacagaaccataacaaaagaatagattgaagaaaaaaaaaaaaaaaaaactcctaataCAACAGATGACGTCCCTGGAGATTTCTACCTAACATTTGGAGAAAAGATCACAGCAATACTACTccaactatttcagagcatagaaaaggaaagaattcttTCTATGAAGACAGTATACCCTCGAAAAAAAAGGTAGGCAAAGATAACCATGAACAAAGATTACAGACCAATATACCTCATGAATAAAGATacgaaaattctcaacaaaattctagccaatagaattcaacagcatttcaaaaaaaaaaaaaatatatcacaaccaagtgggattcataccatatgtaaggatggttcaacgttagaaaatcagtcaatgtagtccaccatataaataaatcaGATGATAATCTCAAtggatgctgaaaaggcatttgataaggtCCAACAACCatacctgattaaaaaaaaactacaaacaagataggaatagaaggaaattcctcaacataataaagggcatttatacacaaCCAACAGGCaatattattctcaatggagagagactgaaggtatctcccttgagaacgggaatcagacaaggatgctgtttatcaccactcttactcaacattgggTTTGAAGTCCtagcagagcaataaggcaagacaaagaaataaagagcattatAGTAGGAAGGaacaagtaaaactatccctattcacagatgttatgatcttatacacagaaaacactaaaaatTCAAAAAGCAAGCTACCGGAACAAATAGAAGGATCCAGCAAAGTAGCAAGTTACAAGatcgacatacaaaaatcattttgattcctttacatgaacaaagagaactttaaaaagaaaatcaggaaaacaataccatttacaatagacccatggaagataaaatacttaggaataaatttaaccaggaatgTTAAAGAACTATAAAAAggaaactacaaagcactactgcaagaaaccaaaagagaccaacataaatggaaaaacatactatatttatggataggaagactcaacattgtgaaaatatcaaaacTGTCCAAAGTGATcgatagataaaatgcaatcttgatccgatttccaatagcattctttatcgagatggaaaacaaatcaccaactttaatagaaatgaaaagtcctcagagaggtaaagcattattgaagaagaagaacaaagtaggaggcctcacactgatCTCAGAAGCTACTATGCAGCCACTGTactcaaaacaacctggtatcaGTACAACGACAGACACGTTGACCAAGGGAAAAGAACTGAGAACTCAgacgtaaatctatccacctacggACACCacatctttgacaaaggaccagagttcattaaatgggggaaaaaatagtctctttaacaaatggtgctggtaaaactggatgttcatttgtaaaaaaaaaaaaaaatgaaataggactccTACTTCaagccacacacaaaaactaactcaaatgcatcaaagacctaaagacaaaacctaaaactgtaaagaccatggaaaaaaaaataaagataaatctaggggccctaatatatgacatggaaagaatacaaaaaaaaaaaaactactaatacacaaacagcagaagacaaactagatgaACGGAACCTTCTAAAATTAAACGCTTAGGCTtatcaaaatacttcaccaaaagagtaaaaacagaagctATATACTAGTGCCATAAAAATACAGGGAAAATAATTTTGGCTAAAACATATGCAATAAGGgtccaatctctaaaatataGGAAACttgaacacctcaacaacaaaaaggaaaacaatccaattaaaaaataggcaaaagatattaacagacacttcaccaaaaaagacattcagacagctaacaaacacataaataaatgttcatgatcattagccattaggaatatgcaaatcaaaattatattgaaataccacctcaccccaataTCACTGGcactaatgaaaaagaaaataacaaatgttggagagattgtgggaagattggaactcctatatactgctggtgggaacagaaaatggtacaaccactgtgaaaaatggtatggcacttccttaaaaaactagaaacagaaataccaaatgGCCTAGAGATCCCACTTGGAGGTATATATCCCAAAGAAATAAGAtccatgacatgaatagacataagcACACTGATGTTCTTTGCaaaattattcacaatagcaaaaaagatgaaaacaacctaagtgcccaccagcagataaatggattaaaaacctggtacatacacgcaatggaatactatgcaatgataaagaataatgatgactaatgagcaaaacatctcacaacatagatgagtTTGGAGGACATGATGCCGagtaaaataaatcaatcacaaaaggacaaatattgtacgaaaccacttttataaagaaacaagaaaatgtttACTCACAGAAAAAAGGTAAATATCATTTGATGGTGACCAGGAATGGTATGGGAAGGGAGAGATAACGACCAAATAGATGGAAGACATGTGCTAAtattggtgaaaggaaaggcaatacacaataggggggaagtcagcaaaacatgaTCAAGAGAagggaggacactgagaggaatgcaagaaCAAAGGGTAGCAATGGTAATTACTATACCATAGGCAATCCTGTGACAATAGtattaataaacaataatttacaagtgGATACATAGATATGTATGCCAAGAGGTGTGGGGGGGTGTAAGTGAACATgcccacctgcagatataggcttggtggtggatatttctacatataaaACTGTAGGTTCTTCTTATATATTAAtgtagacaatagagcacacaagggccatAGTCAGGGCAATTTTTTTGACATAACCAAGTACCTCACGGCAAAGGACCTAGActcgggggacatctacatcaattgacacaacatagttcataaagacaaagttctgcatcctactttggtgagtagtgttaaGGTCTTAAGAGCTTGAgaacagccatctgagatacaactatcATTCTCttaccatctggagcaaaggagaatgaagaaaaccaaagagccAAGGAagaatagtccaaaggactaatggacccacATGAACCACATCCTATGCagccctgagatcagaagaattagatggtgcctggctaccactaccaacgactctgacagggatcacaacagaaggtcctggacacagtgagagaaaaattataaaacaaaatctcaaaatcatgaaaagaccagtcttactggcctgacagagaccatGGGAACCACCAAGACTATGACCCTGAGACACTGTTCTGAACTGGAATTAAGCCATTCCCAGacaccacctttcagccaaaacaTAGACAGAGCCATAaagtaaacaataacacctgagaggaacttgctccttagaacaagcaattatatgagatcaaaagggcaacatttgctcaaaagcaaagataagaaggcaggaaggggtagaacaTCATGAAGAAAGGGAACGGGAACCTAAGGAGGAAATGGAGAGAATgctaacacattgtggggaatgaaaccaatgtgaTGGAACACATTACGAACAAACTatggaatgggaaactaatttgctctgtaaacttgcctaatgtttaatatatatatacatatatatataaatggataaaaaaactagaaaagaagataaaagtaAACTTCAAGTAAGTAGAAGAAAGTTAAGAACACacatcaataaaatagaaaacagaaaatcaatgCAAAAAAATAATCGGTTTTATAAACCTGCTAATTAAATTGAAAAACCACCTACCAGAATGCTCAAGAAAAGGGGGAGAGAAAAGACAAACTGGTAATCCCAGAAATGGTAGAGaagatatttgaaaataaaaaaataaaaacaaaaccaaacgcagtgctgcagagtcgattccgactcatagcgaccctataggacagagtagaactgccccatagaggttccaaggagtgcctgatggatttgaactgccaaccctttggttggcagccgtagcacttaaccactacgccaccagtagtACACATTAACGGTGGAATGACGGTGTTTTAGAGAGCAGGAGAATCTTGGCATTTGCATTTGCCCCTTAAGTCATTCTTTGGAGCACTAATCATGAAGGCAATTATATTTTGCTTTGTTGGTGTTTTAGAAGAGGTCAGAGCaacatcatttcttcccttagaCCACGTTCTCATGCCTGTAGTAAAAAGAAaatggtacattaaaaaaaaaaaatccatctcacGCTAGGTCTATATTCAAAAAGGAAAGACTTAATATTATGTAATTGagcaaaattcagaaaaaaaccaATTTGCGCATCAAGATAGTTCCTCTATTTCCTATGACCCATTGCTTTTCTCAGGTCCCGTGTTTCTCCACCCCTTAGTTTTAGTCCTTCCTCTCATACCACCTTATTCTAAAATTTTCAAGTGCCAGTGATATAGAAAGATAGATTTCTCTCTAGACCGGCGTGCCAGAGGGATGAAATTGGTCCCTGTACCTCAGAAGTCTGGATCTACAAACTCTAAGTGCTATCATTCTATCCCCTTCTCTTCCCTTTGCCAGCTCCACCACTACACAAACAAATTAATAAGAACCAAGAGATCACTATCATGACCCTTTGTTTCTGTTGAGATTGTAGGGGACAATCTCAGAAGGACATGTTTCTTAAAGGTCTCCCAAAGACAAGTAGGACTGAGAATAGATTCACATCAAGTAACTGAGCTGAGAGCATGTTTATCCTTTTTACATTTGTGCTTACATATGTAAACACTCAGGCACACCTATGCGCCAGGGCATAGTAGTTGTGAATAAGTGAcctagagcagtgcttctcaaactttaatgtgcttaCAAATCACATGGGAATTTGAATGAAATGTAGACTTGAATACAGTAGATCTGAGGTGCAGCATGTGGTTTTACATTTCTAACCAATTCAAAGGTACTCGCTATGTGGCTGGTCCATGGATGATGCGCCTTAAGGAGCAAAGGCCTCAAGTAATAAATGCAGCTCATTGTTCCCCAGACATGAGACCTTCAACTATCTGACACGTACCCACAGAGAATATTAATGCTCAATCTCAAAATGTAAAGAtacttaagccaatctttttgagTGATCATTTATTGGACAGTGGAGGTATTGCCATCTTACTGGCCATATTGCATCTAAGAACGTTCTTCAAGGCTCTCTTTACATCTTTGTTCCGCAAACTATAGATCATCGGGTTAAGCATTGGACTTACAAAGGTGTAGAAGATAGCTATTATTTTGGATTCCTCAGCAGTCTTGTCTGTTGGTGGTCTTATATACATTCAGAAGAGTGTCCCATAAAATAGGGTGACAGCCATCATATGGGAACCACAGGTAGAGAATGCCTTGTGCCTTCCCTCGGCTGATTTGATGCGGAGGATGGCAGCAATAATGAAGACATAGGACACCAGGATGATGCTGAGGGAGTTGGAAAGGTTAAAGCCAGCTGAGATAAGCATGGCATGTTCCTTGATGTTAGTATCAGAGCAAGACAGTTTAATGAGTGGTGGATCAGCACAGTAGAAGTGATTAATGACATTGGATTTACAGAAGCTCAAGTGGAAGGTCAGAATGGCCTGGAACAGACCATCTGAGAAGCCATAGACATAAGGAAATGCGGCCAAACTGATGCAGATTTTCCTGGACATTTTTACACTGTAGCGCAGAGGGTtgcatatggccacatagcggtcataggccattgctgTCAGCATATAAAGCTCAGTGAGGAGAAGTGCGATGAAAAGGTAACACTGTGTAAAGCAACCAGCAAAGGAAATGGTCTTCTTCTCTGACAAGAAATTAGTCAGCATCTGTGGGGTTGCGTTTGAGGTGTAGCACAAGTCCACAAAGGCTAAATTAGCCAGAAAGAGGTACATGGGGGTGTGAAGACGAGAGTCCAGTCTGATTAACACTATCATACCCAGGTTGCCTATGAGGGTGACAAAATAAACAGCAAGGAACAGCACAAAGAGGAGAGGCTGGAGTTCTCGGCGATTTGTGAGCCCAAGGAGGATGAATTCTGTTATCACGCTGCCATTTTTATTGGAAAATTCCTGAAAGTTCATGCCTGCtcctaaaacaaatgaaaacaaagcgaaggaaaataaaacaaatcatgtTTAATTAAATCATTTTTCTCTAATCTCCTTATGTCatccaaattttctttttctgaatacTACCATAATCGATTTTATACCTCTACCAAGTCCTTTCTTCTACCTTTGCATTAAAGTACTTATATCTTCCTACctgtacctattttttttatacctatagTTACACAtatagctttgttgttgttattagagtcttcctccaatcctgatgcctcgttcttcttcaaatagtccagcttctcagattatttgctcagcatacagattgaatagatatgctGAAAACATACAACCCTTACACAcacctttctgactttaaactatctggtatccccttgttctgttcgaacagcttcctcttgattcatgtacagattcctcatgagcacaattaagtgttctggaattctcattctctacaatgttatccataatttgttatgatccacacagttgaatggcttagtatagtcaataaaacacaggtaaacacctttctggtattctttgctttctgtcAGGATCTATCTGGTATCAGcggtgatatccctagttccacatcctcattccacatcctagttccatgtcctcttctgaatctagcctgaattcttggcagttccttgtggaaatattgctgcagctgcctttgaatgatcttcagctaaattttacatgcatgtgatattaatgatattgtttggtaacttCTTCTGCCTTcatttggatcacttttcttgggaacgggcataaatatggacctcttccagccagtcgtccaggtaactgtcttccagattccttggtatagacgagtgagcacttccagtgttgcagctatttgttgaaacaccttaaTTAGTATTCTattaattcctaaaaaaaaaaaaaaaactggagccttgtttttcaccaatgtcttcagtgcaacttgaacttcttccttcagtaccatcagctcctgatcacATGTCACCTCTTGAAAAGTCCGAacatatttttggtatagtgattctgtgtattccttctatgttcttttgatgcttcctgtgtcgtttaatattttccctgtagaatccttcagtattgcaactcaaggcttgaatttttccatcaattctttcatcttgagaaatgctgagtgcattcttttcttttggttttctatctacaggtctttgcacatgtcatcataatactttactttgtcttctcatgccaccctttgaaattttctattcagctcttttacatcattattttttcattttgcttttttttttactcaaagttcaagagcaagtttcagagtctcttctgacattgatttaggtcttttctttctctattttctttttaatgacctcttgctttcttcctgtatgatgtccttgatgtcatttcacaactgatctggtcttcagtcattagtgttcaatgtctcaaatctattcttgagttgatctctaaattcaggtgggatgtactcaaggtcgtactttggctctcatggacttgtttttattttctttagtttcaatttgaacttgcatatgagtaattgatggactgatccacagtcagcccctggccttgttctgactgttgatattgagcttttccatcgtctgtttccacagatgcagtcgatttgattcctgtgtattccatctggcaaagtccatgtgtatagtcgctgtttatgttggtgaaaagcgtatttgcaatgaagttgctTTTCTTGCAAAATTTGAATCgtgggatctctggcatcatttctatcaccaaggccatattttccagctaccgatccttctttgtttctaactttcacattccaatctctagtaattatcagtgtatcctgattgTGTGTTCTACCAATTTCAGAAGTTGGTAATAATCTTCGATATCTTTGtctttgcccttagtggttggtgtgttaaTTAGAATAGTTgcactaactggtcttccttgtaggcatatggatattatccaatcactgacagcgttatacttcaggatagatcttaaaatgttctttttgattatgaatgcaatgccattactCTTCAAGTTGTAGTCCTGGCATaggagactatatgattgtctgattcaaaatgaccaacaccAGTCTACTTCAGCTAACTAACGCCAAGGATATTAATCTTTACACGTTCCATTtagtttttttatgatttccagctttcctagattcatgctccatacattccagattccaattattaatggatgtttgatgctgtttcttctcatacaacatcaacaaatgaaggtcccaaaagcttgattccattcaCATTATTAGGGTTGaccttactttgaggaggcagctcttccccagctgtattttgagtgccttctaaccctagaggctcatcttctgacactatatcaggtagtgttttgctgctattcacaaggttttcactggctaattcttttcagaagtagactgctgggtccttcttcctactctgccttagtctggaagctcagctggatcctgtccaccataagtgaccctgctggtatttgagtacacgtggcatagcttccagcatcacagcaacacacaagcccccgttTGTATGACAAATTGACATTCAGCTTTACCTATATCTATTCCTATATCTTTTCTTATAAGTTTGGAATCCAGCCAaagcacctcacgtgcagccactacCTGTTTGTCAGTGAAAGCTTGTGTATTGttacaatgctgaacaggtttcgctGGAGCTTACAGGCTAAGATatacttcagaagaaaagcctagcaatctatttctaaaaaatcaaccaatgaacttagaaaaacagagcaGAGGAAAATGGGAGTAAAGACGCAGGATGTGAGactttcagattaaaaaaaaaagaagacttggCAAGAAGTTGGACATGAAAGTTTCACTGGATTCATTTTTTGCATGTTACCTAATGACCTAATGACCACCTATAGGGTATGAAAAGTTTTGAATCACAATCTCAATGACCTGTGATATGATCCAGAGATATTACAGAAAACCACAGCAGGCCCAGCTGTTTACGTCAGGCCAGAAGAAAAGGGGAGAACTTTCTGAACAGGGAACTCATGGTTTACTAGGTCTCAGCAAGGAACAGCTTCCACCTCATGGGGGAAGAACAGTGAAGGAGT from the Loxodonta africana isolate mLoxAfr1 chromosome 7, mLoxAfr1.hap2, whole genome shotgun sequence genome contains:
- the LOC100653909 gene encoding LOW QUALITY PROTEIN: olfactory receptor 5M11-like (The sequence of the model RefSeq protein was modified relative to this genomic sequence to represent the inferred CDS: substituted 1 base at 1 genomic stop codon) → MNFQEFSNKNGSVITEFILLGLTNRRELQPLLFVLFLAVYFVTLIGNLGMIVLIRLDSRLHTPMYLFLANLAFVDLCYTSNATPQMLTNFLSEKKTISFAGCFTQCYLFIALLLTELYMLTAMAYDRYVAICNPLRYSVKMSRKICISLAAFPYVYGFSDGLFQAILTFHLSFCKSNVINHFYCADPPLIKLSCSDTNIKEHAMLISAGFNLSNSLSIILVSYVFIIAAILRIKSAEGRHKAFSTCGSHMMAVTLFYGTLFXMYIRPPTDKTAEESKIIAIFYTFVSPMLNPMIYSLRNKDVKRALKNVLRCNMASKMAIPPLSNK